Proteins from a single region of Belliella baltica DSM 15883:
- a CDS encoding four helix bundle protein → MAINSFEDLEIWQMARELASLIRVSATNQSFKSDFRFVSQINSAAGSVMDNIAEGFERDGNREFIQFLYIAKGSCGEVRSQAYRAFDADFFNQEQLNIILKITETLKFKIKGLIMTLKNSGSKGYK, encoded by the coding sequence ATGGCAATAAACTCTTTCGAAGACCTTGAAATTTGGCAAATGGCCAGAGAATTGGCTAGTTTAATAAGAGTTAGTGCAACAAATCAGTCATTTAAAAGTGATTTTAGATTTGTATCCCAAATAAATAGTGCTGCTGGTTCGGTAATGGATAATATCGCGGAGGGTTTTGAAAGAGATGGAAACAGAGAATTTATTCAATTCCTTTATATAGCTAAAGGATCTTGTGGAGAAGTAAGGTCTCAAGCTTATAGGGCATTTGATGCTGATTTTTTCAATCAAGAGCAATTGAATATAATCTTGAAAATAACAGAAACATTGAAATTCAAAATCAAAGGATTAATAATGACGTTAAAGAATAGTGGAAGTAAAGGGTATAAGTAA